Proteins encoded by one window of Puntigrus tetrazona isolate hp1 chromosome 17, ASM1883169v1, whole genome shotgun sequence:
- the edaradd gene encoding ectodysplasin-A receptor-associated adapter protein isoform X2 has translation MFETIVVNMTSLKAFTEPFGRVASEPVEDTDPSSFITDMSLRSNYPIQVTDPHAMRDPVTLQLSSVPPGYLSSAVDRIRQPVENDSSEFIPSSSVSSDFSKEHKKCLCSAPPPKISDLMNDEDLLYTLRLKLDPTHCTVKNWKNFASRWGMSYDELMILEQRTHGPIYHSPTQEFLLRYNQKNVTELTELCQLYQRIDVLRLLQRWMENDWPSRWQQAH, from the exons ATGTTCGAAACAATTGTAGTGAACATGACGAGTTTGAAGGCGTTCACCGAGCCGTTTG gGAGAGTGGCTTCTGAACCGGTGGAGGACACTGACCCCAGCAGCTTCATTACAGATATG tctCTCAGGTCAAATTACCCCATTCAGGTCACTGATCCACATGCTATGAGag ATCCTGTAACCCTGCAGCTCAGCTCTGTTCCTCCTGGATATTTGTCATCAGCGGTGGACAGGATACGTCAA cCTGTGGAAAATGACAGTAGTGAATTTATTCCAtcatcttctgtttcttcag ATTTCAGTAAGGAACATAAGAAGTGTTTATGTTCCGCTCCTCCACCCAAAATCAGTGACCTGATGAACGACGAAGACCTTCTGTACACCCTACGGCTGAAGCTCGATCCGACTCACTGCACTGTTAAAAACTGGAAGAACTTTGCGAGCCGCTGGGGAATGAGCTACGACGAGCTCATGATTCTAGAGCAGCGCACACACGGTCCCATCTACCACAGTCCCACTCAAGAGTTCCTCCTGCGCTACAACCAGAAAAATGTCACAGAGCTCACTGAACTCTGCCAGCTTTACCAGCGCATCGATGTGCTTCGATTGCTCCAGAGGTGGATGGAGAACGACTGGCCCTCGCGCTGGCAGCAGGCCCATTAG
- the edaradd gene encoding ectodysplasin-A receptor-associated adapter protein isoform X1, producing the protein MLLVGSVIVYSLESGTLKVTLSAKETFVTEKTITGRVASEPVEDTDPSSFITDMSLRSNYPIQVTDPHAMRDPVTLQLSSVPPGYLSSAVDRIRQPVENDSSEFIPSSSVSSDFSKEHKKCLCSAPPPKISDLMNDEDLLYTLRLKLDPTHCTVKNWKNFASRWGMSYDELMILEQRTHGPIYHSPTQEFLLRYNQKNVTELTELCQLYQRIDVLRLLQRWMENDWPSRWQQAH; encoded by the exons ATGCTGCTTGTTGGTTCCGTAATTGTATACAGCTTAGAATCTGGCACCCTTAAAGTAACTTTATCAGCAAAGGAGACTTTTGTGACTGAGAAAACAATAACAG gGAGAGTGGCTTCTGAACCGGTGGAGGACACTGACCCCAGCAGCTTCATTACAGATATG tctCTCAGGTCAAATTACCCCATTCAGGTCACTGATCCACATGCTATGAGag ATCCTGTAACCCTGCAGCTCAGCTCTGTTCCTCCTGGATATTTGTCATCAGCGGTGGACAGGATACGTCAA cCTGTGGAAAATGACAGTAGTGAATTTATTCCAtcatcttctgtttcttcag ATTTCAGTAAGGAACATAAGAAGTGTTTATGTTCCGCTCCTCCACCCAAAATCAGTGACCTGATGAACGACGAAGACCTTCTGTACACCCTACGGCTGAAGCTCGATCCGACTCACTGCACTGTTAAAAACTGGAAGAACTTTGCGAGCCGCTGGGGAATGAGCTACGACGAGCTCATGATTCTAGAGCAGCGCACACACGGTCCCATCTACCACAGTCCCACTCAAGAGTTCCTCCTGCGCTACAACCAGAAAAATGTCACAGAGCTCACTGAACTCTGCCAGCTTTACCAGCGCATCGATGTGCTTCGATTGCTCCAGAGGTGGATGGAGAACGACTGGCCCTCGCGCTGGCAGCAGGCCCATTAG
- the edaradd gene encoding ectodysplasin-A receptor-associated adapter protein isoform X3, which translates to MSLRSNYPIQVTDPHAMRDPVTLQLSSVPPGYLSSAVDRIRQPVENDSSEFIPSSSVSSDFSKEHKKCLCSAPPPKISDLMNDEDLLYTLRLKLDPTHCTVKNWKNFASRWGMSYDELMILEQRTHGPIYHSPTQEFLLRYNQKNVTELTELCQLYQRIDVLRLLQRWMENDWPSRWQQAH; encoded by the exons ATG tctCTCAGGTCAAATTACCCCATTCAGGTCACTGATCCACATGCTATGAGag ATCCTGTAACCCTGCAGCTCAGCTCTGTTCCTCCTGGATATTTGTCATCAGCGGTGGACAGGATACGTCAA cCTGTGGAAAATGACAGTAGTGAATTTATTCCAtcatcttctgtttcttcag ATTTCAGTAAGGAACATAAGAAGTGTTTATGTTCCGCTCCTCCACCCAAAATCAGTGACCTGATGAACGACGAAGACCTTCTGTACACCCTACGGCTGAAGCTCGATCCGACTCACTGCACTGTTAAAAACTGGAAGAACTTTGCGAGCCGCTGGGGAATGAGCTACGACGAGCTCATGATTCTAGAGCAGCGCACACACGGTCCCATCTACCACAGTCCCACTCAAGAGTTCCTCCTGCGCTACAACCAGAAAAATGTCACAGAGCTCACTGAACTCTGCCAGCTTTACCAGCGCATCGATGTGCTTCGATTGCTCCAGAGGTGGATGGAGAACGACTGGCCCTCGCGCTGGCAGCAGGCCCATTAG
- the si:ch211-125o16.4 gene encoding neuroblast differentiation-associated protein AHNAK: protein MMNGETKIRALSETVTLEDTEKRGVVVTGITNPTINLREGDQLVAATVHLDHLSKDEVLKLIRILEPYDKNLELKTAKDLKAGLSLGDLQMNSDAGLQAPGVQVNGLNGHINAPSLKSGISTPTVNADMPHIELKDAKNSFSHPGLKKPTFGLSAPNLKGAGLDGTLEAPDVSVSTPMLNTPDASLNVDKPELKAKRPKIKMPTFSLPGKKPKVDGDVNLSTPDINADLKTPDLNLSAPKINGEIGTPKLDMTLPKAELSDPNLDIKTPKANIEAPSGKIKFPKLKKAKTTKVKVPEASVDANLSAPKLNADISTPDVDIDLPRANLEAPDVDIKTHGVDINAPSGKLKWPTFKKSTFGQKVKAPEVGLDANASTPDLNLTAPKIDGDISIPKADVKLQSADVNVKAPDVDINAPTAKHKFSTLKMPKLNLHKSKLKTPDLNAGVQAPDLNMSAPQVDVNLPKTALEGPNLDVKAPNLNLSAADLDIKAPAADLTTPDIDIEAPSAKFKKPHVKLPKINLSGPKMKGSDVDLNAQADLHGPDLDLKAPDLSLSAPKVDGKLNAPDVDLNLPNANVKCPNVNTEVPDIDINVPSSKAKVPHFNMPKFGLSGPRIKTPKLDAPDGDVNMPTAELKAPKVDVKAPDLSVSTPKVKGDISAPSLNVGLPKADLNAPRANIGGNLKSPNLNLSTPDVDLDLPKAELEGPDANLKVPDVDINAQSATFKMPHFNLPKLNLTGPKVKGPELDANADLDLSVPKLEGKLNSPSVDLNLPKAKVSVPDVNATLPKAEVGVPEVEIKSPDLETPSGKLKLITFKKPKADLSGPKLNTPEVDLNAAIPDLSLSAPTVDADVKVPEADINLPKADIDINAPKGKMKFPTLKKFNLSSPKVKSPDVDFSADVNGPDLNLSAPEVGTPDLDVSLPKAGVDLDVPTADVDINAPKGKLKFPTLKKFNLSSPKVKSPDVDISADVNGPDLNLSAPEVDTPDLDVSLPKAGLDLDVPTADVDINAPKGKLKFPTLKKFNLSSPKVKSPDVDISADVNGPDLNLSSPKVGAPDLDLSLPKAGLDLDVPTADVDINAPKGKLKFPTLKKFNLSSPKVKSPDVDISADVNGPDLNLSSPKVGTPDLDVSLPKAGLDLDVPTADVDINAPKGKMKFPTLKKFNLSSPKIKSPDVDIDADVSGPDLNLSASGVGTPDVDMSLPMVDGDVPGINAEVEGSKRKVKWPFKWRKSTELKDADINIKAPEEDGTTAEIKLPKKIPVFKSHRLPDTNIDTILQELTGAVDLSTDPIKTTNDAVVSVSSVKTNLKASSPSVGVNGQTASVDIRERLRLSNARTTSTDFGISSEPDSPSKVNRGTFKVSKPDTDKDYPVIDTTSNEDDAKIALSLNNMLGLSTD from the exons ATGATG AATGGAGAAACCAAGATTCGTGCCCTCTCAGAGACTGTAACTTTGGAGGACACCGAAAAAAGAGGGGTCGTAGTCACAGGGATCACAAATCCAACAATCAACCTGAGGGAAG GAGATCAGCTTGTTGCTGCAACCGTTCATCTAGACCACCTCAGTAAAGATGAAGTGTTAAAACTGATCAGAATACTCGAGCCCTATGACAAGAATCTAGAACTCAAGACGGCAAAAGATCTGAAAGCAGGACTG TCTCTTGGTGACCTTCAAATGAACAGTGATGCAGGACTGCAAGCACCAGGTGTTCAGGTTAATGGGCTGAATGGACACATAAATGCCCCAAGCCTTAAAAGTGGTATCTCAACCCCAACAGTAAATGCAGATATGCCACATATTGAGCTAAAGGATGCCAAGAATAGCTTCAGCCACCCTGGGTTAAAAAAACCAACTTTTGGCTTGTCTGCACCAAATCTCAAAGGAGCAGGTCTGGATGGTACATTAGAAGCACCTGATGTTAGTGTCTCTACCCCTATGCTAAACACCCCAGATGCGTCTCTTAATGTGGACAAACCTGAACTGAAGGCCAAAAGACCCAAGATCAAAATGCCTACTTTCAGTCTACCTGGTAAAAAACCAAAGGTTGATGGTGATGTGAATCTATCCACCCCAGACATAAATGCTGACCTAAAAACCCCTGATCTGAATCTGTCAGCCCCAAAGATTAATGGAGAAATTGGTACCCCTAAATTAGACATGACTTTGCCAAAAGCTGAGCTCAGTGATCCAAACCTGGACATCAAAACTCCAAAAGCTAATATTGAAGCTCCTTCTGGCAAAATTAAATTTCCTAAgttaaagaaagcaaaaactACAAAAGTAAAAGTACCAGAAGCAAGTGTTGATGCTAATCTTTCTGCTCCAAAATTAAATGCAGATATCAGTACACCAGATGTTGACATTGATCTACCAAGAGCCAACCTTGAAGCTCCAGATGTAGATATTAAAACTCATGGTGTTGATATAAATGCTCCCTCTGGGAAATTGAAGTGGCCAACATTTAAGAAATCCACATTTGGGCAGAAGGTAAAAGCACCAGAGGTTGGCTTAGATGCCAATGCTTCAACACCTGATTTAAATCTCACAGCGCCAAAGATAGATGGAGATATCAGCATCCCAAAAGCAGATGTCAAATTACAGAGTGCTGATGTTAATGTAAAAGCACCTGATGTAGATATTAATGCTCCGACTGCAAAGCACAAGTTCTCAACTCTTAAAATGCCAAAGCTAAACTTGCATAAATCAAAGCTGAAAACTCCAGATCTAAATGCAGGGGTACAAGCACCAGACTTGAACATGTCAGCTCCTCAGGTAGATGTTAATCTGCCAAAAACTGCACTGGAAGGACCGAATCTAGATGTCAAGGCACCAAACCTCAACCTCTCTGCAGCAGATCTAGACATTAAAGCTCCAGCTGCAGATTTGACAACACCAGATATTGACATAGAAGCTCCATCTGCAAAATTCAAGAAGCCCCATGTTAAACTGCCTAAAATTAATCTATCTGGGCCAAAAATGAAAGGTTCAGATGTAGACCTCAACGCACAGGCAGATCTCCATGGACCGGACCTAGACCTGAAAGCTCCAGATCTCAGTCTTTCAGCACCCAAAGTGGATGGCAAACTTAATGCTCCAGATGTGGATCTGAATTTGCCCAATGCTAATGTCAAATGCCCAAATGTAAACACTGAAGTCCCAGACATTGACATTAATGTCCCCTCTAGCAAAGCCAAGGTACCTCACTTCAACATGCCTAAATTTGGTCTTTCTGGACCTCGGATTAAAACACCAAAATTAGACGCACCTGATGGGGATGTGAACATGCCCACAGCAGAACTCAAAGCACCTAAAGTAGATGTTAAAGCACCTGATCTTAGTGTTTCAACACCTAAAGTTAAAGGTGACATTTCAGCTCCTTCTTTAAATGTTGGTTTACCAAAAGCAGACTTAAATGCTCCACGTGCAAACATTGGGGGGAACCTAAAGTCACCAAATCTCAATCTCTCCACCCCAGATGTAGACCTAGACTTGCCAAAAGCAGAGCTTGAAGGACCTGATGCTAACCTTAAAGTCCCAGACGTTGACATTAATGCCCAATCTGCAACATTTAAGATGCCACATTTCAATTTGCCAAAACTGAATTTGACAGGGCCAAAAGTAAAAGGACCTGAGCTGGATGCTAATGCAGATCTAGATCTCTCAGTTCCCAAACTCGAAGGAAAATTAAATTCACCTAGTGTTGACTTAAATCTTCCCAAAGCTAAAGTCAGTGTGCCTGATGTTAATGCAACTTTACCAAAAGCTGAGGTTGGCGTTCCCGAAGTAGAGATCAAATCGCCAGACTTAGAGACTCCGTCTGGAAAGCTgaaattgattacatttaagaAACCAAAAGCAGACCTTTCTGGTCCAAAACTGAACACACCTGAGGTTGACTTAAATGCAGCAATTCCTGATCTCAGCCTCTCAGCTCCAACAGTTGATGCAGATGTCAAAGTGCCAGAAGCTGATATTAACCTTCCCAAAGCAGACATTGACATCAATGCTCCCAAAGGAAAAATGAAATTCCCAACGCtcaaaaagtttaatttgtcCAGTCCAAAAGTCAAATCTCCTGATGTTGACTTTTCTGCTGATGTAAATGGACCAGACCTTAACCTGTCTGCACCCGAGGTTGGTACTCCTGATCTTGACGTGAGTCTACCAAAAGCTGGGGTTGATCTTGATGTCCCCACAGCAGATGTTGACATCAATGCTCCAAAAGGAAAGTTGAAATTCCCAACACTCAAAAAGTTTAACTTGTCCAGTCCAAAAGTCAAATCTCCTGATGTTGACATTTCTGCTGATGTAAATGGACCAGACCTTAACCTATCTGCACCCGAGGTTGATACTCCTGACCTTGATGTGAGTCTACCAAAAGCTGGGCTTGATCTTGATGTCCCCACAGCAGACGTTGACATTAATGCTCCAAAAGGAAAGTTGAAATTCCCAACACTCAAAAAGTTTAACTTGTCCAGTCCAAAAGTCAAATCTCCTGATGTTGACATTTCTGCTGATGTAAATGGACCGGACCTTAATCTATCTTCACCCAAGGTTGGTGCTCCTGATCTTGATTTGAGTCTACCAAAAGCTGGGCTTGATCTTGATGTCCCCACAGCAGATGTTGACATCAATGCTCCAAAAGGAAAGCTGAAATTCCCAACACTCAAAAAGTTTAACTTGTCTAGTCCAAAAGTCAAATCTCCTGATGTTGACATTTCTGCTGATGTAAATGGACCAGACCTTAATCTATCTTCACCCAAGGTTGGTACTCCTGATCTTGATGTGAGTCTACCAAAAGCTGGGCTTGATCTTGATGTCCCCACAGCAGATGTTGACATCAATGCTCCAAAAGGAAAGATGAAATTCCCAACACTCAAAAAGTTTAACTTGTCTAGTCCAAAAATCAAATCTCCTGATGTTGACATTGACGCTGATGTAAGTGGACCAGATCTGAACTTATCTGCATCTGGGGTTGGTACTCCTGATGTTGACATGAGTCTACCAATGGTTGATGGAGATGTTCCAGGCATCAATGCTGAAGTGGAGGGCTCCAAGCGTAAGGTCAAATGGCCCTTCAAATGGAGAAAATCTACTGAATTAAAGGATGCAGATATAAACATTAAAGCACCAGAAGAAGATGGTACCACTGCAGAAATTAAACTCCCCAAAAAAATACCAGTGTTCAAGTCTCACCGTCTACCTGACACAAATATTGACACTATCTTACAAGAACTCACTGGAGCGGTTGACCTCAGTACTGACCCTATAAAAACAACTAATGACGCAGTTGTCTCTGTCTCCTCAGTCAAGACAAATCTTAAAGCCTCTTCTCCATCTGTTGGGGTCAATGGACAGACAGCTAGTGTAGATATCCGGGAAAGGCTAAGATTGTCTAATGCACGTACTACAAGCACAGATTTTGGAATATCCTCAGAACCAGACAGCCCTTCTAAAGTGAATAGAGGAACATTTAAAGTCTCTAAACCTGATACTGATAAGGACTACCCAGTAATTGATACAACAAGCAATGAAGATGATGCCAAGATTGCCCTCAGTTTGAACAACATGCTTGGTTTGTCAACAGATTAA
- the exo1 gene encoding exonuclease 1 isoform X2 produces the protein MGIQGLLQFIKDASEPINVKKYQGQTVAVDTYCWLHKGAFSCAEKLAKGEPTDQYVSYCMKFVDMLLSFGVKPILVFDGRNLPSKQEVEKSRRERRQANLQKGKQLLREGKISEARECFTRSVNITPSMAHDVIKTARMRGVDCVVAPYEADAQLAFLNKSGIAQAVITEDSDLLAFGCKKVILKMDKQGNGLEIDQCHLGRCKSLGNIFTEEKFRYMCILSGCDYLPSLYGIGLGKACKLLRMANNPDILKVIKKMGQYLKMDITVPDEYIEGFTKADNTFLYQLVFDPLKRKVVPLNPYPDHIDPASLNYAGTNVGDEKGLEMALGNVDINTMQRIDDFNPDTPYTQPSKAARSSSWNDRCGKNVPLQISIWSKNYEPGITQPKSPTTPKRPPPTRGKEKIITVQSLKMPQRESQVKRPREETSLSVDDLLGQYSAGVKRRCSETPPTTEPLANDSIEKGNGSTVGQCRPRNRFATLLQWRNQSEEGTGEQVMRSRFFCHGESNMAVTQGDSQKQDLPHPTKSLETSVSQLEGETPALCQDPDPERKQVKDESSSPSASPAHSPRPASLGLGDFSCSGSTKDLNKSASHPSTVTTDRNRSSTPSGLFTLQQFHRKKGSFSWAGSGLSLSSSPVEGTEDAEKSPGSPPSQDSAYFSQSSSISAGVEDSLVTEDNSDKERDLDGSDSPSCSPTDKLKPALNRTKVSGLSRKQPCGQDKGGKIETSAPARPSGLRKKASGKKSTVNNENSPGLQATISGLWGAFSFKKDNPKLNACKKGEPMSPVRENVMTELTEADQEIVIIAE, from the exons GTATGTGTCGTACTGTATGAAGTTTGTGGATATGCTGCTGTCTTTTGGTGTTAAGCCAATCTTGGTGTTTGATGGACGCAATTTGCCATCCAAACAGGAAGTAGAGAAGTCCCGACGCGA gCGGCGACAGGCAAATCTGCAGAAAGGCAAACAGCTTCTGCGGGAGGGTAAGATTTCAGAAGCCAGGGAATGTTTTACCCGCAGTGTTAATATCACCCCATCTATGGCACATGATGTCATTAAG ACCGCCAGAATGCGTGGAGTGGACTGTGTTGTTGCTCCATATGAAGCAGATGCCCAGTTGGCTTTCCTAAACAAATCTGGTATCGCTCAGGCAGTGATCACAGAGGACTCAGATCTGCTGGCATTTGGGTGTAAAAAG GTGATTTTAAAGATGGATAAACAAGGTAATGGACTGGAGATTGATCAGTGTCACCTTGGCCGTTGCAAGTCTCTTGGGAACATCTTTACAGAGGAGAAGTTCCGTTACATGTGCATCCTCTCTGGCTGTGACTATCTGCCATCTCTATATGGCATCGGTCTGGGAAAGGCATGCAAGCTGCTCAGGATGGCAAATAATCCAGATATTCTGAAG GTGATAAAGAAGATGGGTCAGTACCTGAAGATGGACATCACTGTGCCAGATGAGTACATTGAGGGTTTCACAAAAGCCGACAACACATTTCTGTATCAGCTGGTCTTTGACCCCTTGAAGAGGAAGGTGGTTCCTTTGAACCCTTACCCGGATCACATTGACCCTGCTTCCCTCAACTATGCTGGAAC TAATGTAGGAGATGAGAAAGGGCTGGAAATGGCTCTCGGGAATGTGGACATTAACACAATGCAAAGGATAGATGATTTCAACCCTGACACACCTTACACTCAG CCCTCTAAAGCTGCTCGCAGTAGTTCTTGGAATGACAGATGTGGCAAAAATGTTCCATTGCAGATAAGTATTTGGAGCAAGAACTACGAACCAGGTATCACCCAGCCAAAGAGTCCTACAACCCCCAAAAGACCCCCTCCTACTCGGGGCAAAGAAAAGATCATCACCGTGCAGAGTTTAAAAATGCCCCAAAGAGAATCACAAGTGAAAAGACCCCGTGAAG aGACCAGCCTCTCTGTAGATGACCTGTTAGGGCAGTATTCAGCTGGTGTAAAGAGACGCTGTTCTGAAACTCCGCCCACCACTGAGCCGCTGGCCAATGACAGCATTGAGAAGGGGAATGGCAGCACAGTCGGACAGTGCCGCCCTCGAAATCGCTTTGCAACACTGTTGCAGTGGAGAAACCAGTCAGAAGAGGGCACTGGAGAGCAGGTCATGCGCAGCAG GTTCTTCTGTCATGGTGAATCCAATATGGCAGTAACTCAGGGAGATTCACAAAAACAAGATTTACCTCATCCTACGAAGTCTCTAGAGACTTCTGTCTCACAGTTGGAAGGGGAAACACCAGCATTGTGTCAAGACCCTGACCCAGAGAGAAAGCAGGTCAAAGATGAGTCATCCAGCCCATCTGCATCTCCTGCTCACTCCCCCAGGCCTGCTAGTTTGGGTCTTGGGGACTTTAGCTGCTCAGGAAGCACCAAAGATCTCAATAAATCTGCTTCACATCCATCCACCGTCACCACAGACAGAAACCGCTCTTCCACACCTTCAGGGTTATTCACTCTGCAGCAATTCCACAGAAAGAAGGGCAGCTTCTCCTGGGCAGGATCAGGGCTTTCTCTCTCGTCCTCTCCTGTAGAGGGCACTGAGGATGCAGAGAAATCTCCCGGGTCTCCTCCGTCTCAAGACAGTGCATATTTCTCTCAGTCTAGCAGCATCTCTGCTGGTGTGGAGGACTCCCTAGTAACAGAGGACAACTCTGATAAG GAGAGGGATTTAGACGGCTCCGACAGCCCAAGCTGTTCTCCCACAGACAAGCTGAAACCTGCTCTGAACAGAACAAAG GTTTCAGGGTTGTCTCGGAAACAGCCTTGTGGGCAGGATAAAGGTGGTAAAATCGAGACCTCAGCTCCCGCTAGGCCCAGTGGTCTGAGGAAGAAAGCGAGTGGGAAAAAGAGCACCGTCAACAATGAGAACAGTCCAGGCCTGCAGGCCACCATCAGCGGCCTCTGGGGGGCCTTCAGCTTTAAGAA GGACAATCCAAAGCTGAACGCTTGTAAGAAAGGAGAGCCGATGTCTCCGGTCAGGGAGAATGTGATGACAGAACTGACTGAAGCAGATCAAGAGATTGTCATCATCGCAGAATGA
- the exo1 gene encoding exonuclease 1 isoform X1 has translation MGIQGLLQFIKDASEPINVKKYQGQTVAVDTYCWLHKGAFSCAEKLAKGEPTDQYVSYCMKFVDMLLSFGVKPILVFDGRNLPSKQEVEKSRRERRQANLQKGKQLLREGKISEARECFTRSVNITPSMAHDVIKTARMRGVDCVVAPYEADAQLAFLNKSGIAQAVITEDSDLLAFGCKKVILKMDKQGNGLEIDQCHLGRCKSLGNIFTEEKFRYMCILSGCDYLPSLYGIGLGKACKLLRMANNPDILKVIKKMGQYLKMDITVPDEYIEGFTKADNTFLYQLVFDPLKRKVVPLNPYPDHIDPASLNYAGTNVGDEKGLEMALGNVDINTMQRIDDFNPDTPYTQPSKAARSSSWNDRCGKNVPLQISIWSKNYEPGITQPKSPTTPKRPPPTRGKEKIITVQSLKMPQRESQVKRPREETSLSVDDLLGQYSAGVKRRCSETPPTTEPLANDSIEKGNGSTVGQCRPRNRFATLLQWRNQSEEGTGEQVMRSRFFCHGESNMAVTQGDSQKQDLPHPTKSLETSVSQLEGETPALCQDPDPERKQVKDESSSPSASPAHSPRPASLGLGDFSCSGSTKDLNKSASHPSTVTTDRNRSSTPSGLFTLQQFHRKKGSFSWAGSGLSLSSSPVEGTEDAEKSPGSPPSQDSAYFSQSSSISAGVEDSLVTEDNSDKEKERDLDGSDSPSCSPTDKLKPALNRTKVSGLSRKQPCGQDKGGKIETSAPARPSGLRKKASGKKSTVNNENSPGLQATISGLWGAFSFKKDNPKLNACKKGEPMSPVRENVMTELTEADQEIVIIAE, from the exons GTATGTGTCGTACTGTATGAAGTTTGTGGATATGCTGCTGTCTTTTGGTGTTAAGCCAATCTTGGTGTTTGATGGACGCAATTTGCCATCCAAACAGGAAGTAGAGAAGTCCCGACGCGA gCGGCGACAGGCAAATCTGCAGAAAGGCAAACAGCTTCTGCGGGAGGGTAAGATTTCAGAAGCCAGGGAATGTTTTACCCGCAGTGTTAATATCACCCCATCTATGGCACATGATGTCATTAAG ACCGCCAGAATGCGTGGAGTGGACTGTGTTGTTGCTCCATATGAAGCAGATGCCCAGTTGGCTTTCCTAAACAAATCTGGTATCGCTCAGGCAGTGATCACAGAGGACTCAGATCTGCTGGCATTTGGGTGTAAAAAG GTGATTTTAAAGATGGATAAACAAGGTAATGGACTGGAGATTGATCAGTGTCACCTTGGCCGTTGCAAGTCTCTTGGGAACATCTTTACAGAGGAGAAGTTCCGTTACATGTGCATCCTCTCTGGCTGTGACTATCTGCCATCTCTATATGGCATCGGTCTGGGAAAGGCATGCAAGCTGCTCAGGATGGCAAATAATCCAGATATTCTGAAG GTGATAAAGAAGATGGGTCAGTACCTGAAGATGGACATCACTGTGCCAGATGAGTACATTGAGGGTTTCACAAAAGCCGACAACACATTTCTGTATCAGCTGGTCTTTGACCCCTTGAAGAGGAAGGTGGTTCCTTTGAACCCTTACCCGGATCACATTGACCCTGCTTCCCTCAACTATGCTGGAAC TAATGTAGGAGATGAGAAAGGGCTGGAAATGGCTCTCGGGAATGTGGACATTAACACAATGCAAAGGATAGATGATTTCAACCCTGACACACCTTACACTCAG CCCTCTAAAGCTGCTCGCAGTAGTTCTTGGAATGACAGATGTGGCAAAAATGTTCCATTGCAGATAAGTATTTGGAGCAAGAACTACGAACCAGGTATCACCCAGCCAAAGAGTCCTACAACCCCCAAAAGACCCCCTCCTACTCGGGGCAAAGAAAAGATCATCACCGTGCAGAGTTTAAAAATGCCCCAAAGAGAATCACAAGTGAAAAGACCCCGTGAAG aGACCAGCCTCTCTGTAGATGACCTGTTAGGGCAGTATTCAGCTGGTGTAAAGAGACGCTGTTCTGAAACTCCGCCCACCACTGAGCCGCTGGCCAATGACAGCATTGAGAAGGGGAATGGCAGCACAGTCGGACAGTGCCGCCCTCGAAATCGCTTTGCAACACTGTTGCAGTGGAGAAACCAGTCAGAAGAGGGCACTGGAGAGCAGGTCATGCGCAGCAG GTTCTTCTGTCATGGTGAATCCAATATGGCAGTAACTCAGGGAGATTCACAAAAACAAGATTTACCTCATCCTACGAAGTCTCTAGAGACTTCTGTCTCACAGTTGGAAGGGGAAACACCAGCATTGTGTCAAGACCCTGACCCAGAGAGAAAGCAGGTCAAAGATGAGTCATCCAGCCCATCTGCATCTCCTGCTCACTCCCCCAGGCCTGCTAGTTTGGGTCTTGGGGACTTTAGCTGCTCAGGAAGCACCAAAGATCTCAATAAATCTGCTTCACATCCATCCACCGTCACCACAGACAGAAACCGCTCTTCCACACCTTCAGGGTTATTCACTCTGCAGCAATTCCACAGAAAGAAGGGCAGCTTCTCCTGGGCAGGATCAGGGCTTTCTCTCTCGTCCTCTCCTGTAGAGGGCACTGAGGATGCAGAGAAATCTCCCGGGTCTCCTCCGTCTCAAGACAGTGCATATTTCTCTCAGTCTAGCAGCATCTCTGCTGGTGTGGAGGACTCCCTAGTAACAGAGGACAACTCTGATAAG GAAAAGGAGAGGGATTTAGACGGCTCCGACAGCCCAAGCTGTTCTCCCACAGACAAGCTGAAACCTGCTCTGAACAGAACAAAG GTTTCAGGGTTGTCTCGGAAACAGCCTTGTGGGCAGGATAAAGGTGGTAAAATCGAGACCTCAGCTCCCGCTAGGCCCAGTGGTCTGAGGAAGAAAGCGAGTGGGAAAAAGAGCACCGTCAACAATGAGAACAGTCCAGGCCTGCAGGCCACCATCAGCGGCCTCTGGGGGGCCTTCAGCTTTAAGAA GGACAATCCAAAGCTGAACGCTTGTAAGAAAGGAGAGCCGATGTCTCCGGTCAGGGAGAATGTGATGACAGAACTGACTGAAGCAGATCAAGAGATTGTCATCATCGCAGAATGA